A window from Sus scrofa isolate TJ Tabasco breed Duroc chromosome 2, Sscrofa11.1, whole genome shotgun sequence encodes these proteins:
- the C2H11orf84 gene encoding uncharacterized protein C11orf84 homolog isoform X1, producing MALKAEGSALDCFEVTLKCEEGEDDEEAMVVAVIPRPEPMLRVAQQEKTPPPRPSLLEAGSDGCEEPKQQVSWEQEFLVGNSPGGSGRALCMVCGAEIRAPSADTARTHILEQHPHTLDLSPSEKSNILEAWSEGVALLQDFRAEQPSPPHSDPGQDVDADPDSDPDPAKMPAEIVVLLDSEDSTSLPRRSRPRGLRPLELPAAPAPEPVSKKPRGQRWKEPPGEEPVRKKRGRPMTKPLDLDPDPDPDPPSPDSPTETFAAPPEVRHFTDGSFPPGFVLQLFSHTQLRASDSKDSPKEVGVAEGGLLQAESPSPAPPPGLRGTLDLQVIHVRLEEPPAVSLLQDWSKHPQGSKGVGAGDTPDWPSVLSESSTTVRGQPEAGSGV from the exons ATGGCCCTGAAGGCCGAGGGCTCCGCACTCGACTGCTTCGAGGTGACGCTCAAATGCGAGGAAGGGGAGGACGACGAGGAGGCCATGGTGGTGGCCGTAATTCCGCGGCCCGAGCCGATGCTCCGAG TGGCCCAGCAGGAGAAGACCCCCCCGCCGAGGCCCAGCCTGCTGGAGGCGGGCAGCGATGGCTGTGAGGAGCCCAAGCAGCAGGTGTCTTGggagcaggagttcctggtggggAACAGCCCGGGAGGCAGCGGGCGCGCCCTGTGCATGGTGTGCGGGGCCGAGATCCGGGCCCCCTCGGCAGACACGGCACGCACCCACATCCTGGAGCAGCACCCTCACACCCTGGACCTGAGCCCTTCCGAGAAGAGCAACATCCTGGAGGCCTGGAGTGAGGGGGTGGCCCTTTTGCAAGACTTCAGAGCCGAGCAGCCATCCCCACCCCACTCAG ACCCAGGCCAGGATGTCGACGCAGACCCAGACTCGGACCCCGACCCTGCCAAAATGCCAGCGGAGATTGTCGTGCTCCTCGACTCCGAGGACAGCACGTCCCTCCCCAGAAGGAGCCGGCCCCGGGGACTCCGCCCTCTGGAGCTTCCTG CCGCCCCGGCCCCAGAACCAGTGAGCAAGAAGCCCCGCGGTCAGAGATGGAAGGAGCCCCCTGGAGAGGAGCCggtcagaaagaaaagaggcagacCCATGACCAAACCCCTGGACCtggaccctgaccctgacccag ATCCCCCCTCACCTGACTCACCCACAGAGACTTTCGCAGCTCCCCCCGAGGTCCGACACTTCACCGATGGCAGCTTTCCCCCCGGCTTCGtcctccagctcttctcccacaCCCAGCTCAGGGCCTCAGACAGCAAGGACTCGCCCAAAGAGGTGGGAGTTGCAGAAGGAGGCCTTCTCCAGGCGGAAAGCCCCTCTCCAG CTCCCCCTCCGGGGCTTCGCGGGACGCTGGATCTCCAGGTTATCCACGTGCGGCTGGAGGAGCCCCCGGCAGTGAGCCTCCTGCAAGACTGGTCCAAGCACCCCCAGGGCAGCAAGGGTGTGGGAGCAGGTGACACCCCAGACTGGCCCTCGGTTCTGTCGGAATCCAGCACCACTGTCAGGGGGCagccagaggcagggagtggCGTGTAG
- the C2H11orf84 gene encoding uncharacterized protein C11orf84 homolog isoform X2, translated as MALKAEGSALDCFEVTLKCEEGEDDEEAMVVAVIPRPEPMLRVAQQEKTPPPRPSLLEAGSDGCEEPKQQVSWEQEFLVGNSPGGSGRALCMVCGAEIRAPSADTARTHILEQHPHTLDLSPSEKSNILEAWSEGVALLQDFRAEQPSPPHSDPGQDVDADPDSDPDPAKMPAEIVVLLDSEDSTSLPRRSRPRGLRPLELPAAPAPEPVSKKPRGQRWKEPPGEEPVRKKRGRPMTKPLDLDPDPDPDPPSPDSPTETFAAPPEVRHFTDGSFPPGFVLQLFSHTQLRASDSKDSPKEVGVAEGGLLQAESPSPVPSTGCLVKEQMTDWMTRLWLRICAPPCVMRPGSQLEAPLSSSQAHLFPSSVPASLLPM; from the exons ATGGCCCTGAAGGCCGAGGGCTCCGCACTCGACTGCTTCGAGGTGACGCTCAAATGCGAGGAAGGGGAGGACGACGAGGAGGCCATGGTGGTGGCCGTAATTCCGCGGCCCGAGCCGATGCTCCGAG TGGCCCAGCAGGAGAAGACCCCCCCGCCGAGGCCCAGCCTGCTGGAGGCGGGCAGCGATGGCTGTGAGGAGCCCAAGCAGCAGGTGTCTTGggagcaggagttcctggtggggAACAGCCCGGGAGGCAGCGGGCGCGCCCTGTGCATGGTGTGCGGGGCCGAGATCCGGGCCCCCTCGGCAGACACGGCACGCACCCACATCCTGGAGCAGCACCCTCACACCCTGGACCTGAGCCCTTCCGAGAAGAGCAACATCCTGGAGGCCTGGAGTGAGGGGGTGGCCCTTTTGCAAGACTTCAGAGCCGAGCAGCCATCCCCACCCCACTCAG ACCCAGGCCAGGATGTCGACGCAGACCCAGACTCGGACCCCGACCCTGCCAAAATGCCAGCGGAGATTGTCGTGCTCCTCGACTCCGAGGACAGCACGTCCCTCCCCAGAAGGAGCCGGCCCCGGGGACTCCGCCCTCTGGAGCTTCCTG CCGCCCCGGCCCCAGAACCAGTGAGCAAGAAGCCCCGCGGTCAGAGATGGAAGGAGCCCCCTGGAGAGGAGCCggtcagaaagaaaagaggcagacCCATGACCAAACCCCTGGACCtggaccctgaccctgacccag ATCCCCCCTCACCTGACTCACCCACAGAGACTTTCGCAGCTCCCCCCGAGGTCCGACACTTCACCGATGGCAGCTTTCCCCCCGGCTTCGtcctccagctcttctcccacaCCCAGCTCAGGGCCTCAGACAGCAAGGACTCGCCCAAAGAGGTGGGAGTTGCAGAAGGAGGCCTTCTCCAGGCGGAAAGCCCCTCTCCAG tgcccagcacaggatGTTTGGTGAAGGAACAGATGACGGACTGGATGACccggctgtggctcaggatcTGCGCTCCCCCCTGTGTGATGCGTCCAGGCTCACAGCTCGAAGCGCCTTTGAGCAGCTCACAAGCCCACCTTTTTCCTTCGTCAGTCCCGGCCTCTCTCTTGCCCATGTGA